A single Kitasatospora kifunensis DNA region contains:
- a CDS encoding AraC family transcriptional regulator, with protein sequence MTELARAGAAIPLLNAVRLGVTLAGRRVEFVDWGFYPPEPWRNFRHSHSYFELCYAYAGRGTFRTGATEHPVGSGELFVARPGDVHEITTDARDPLGIVFWSWTMVPERGPQRAPQRAPRRGPQHGPRDAGPDRPDTLALLDAFAAGPRQVVPAAETPLPRLLVTLAEEAARPGPGSADLLAALGSALVLGCARALADHPATTPRPTPAPGGRAAAAVARMARYLDDNFDRPVRVRDVAAQVHLSERHAARLFQQAAGCTIIAYLTRYRLGVAAQRLADPTLRSLSVAAIARSCGYPDARHFSAAFRRHWGALPTQVRAQGGTTHQSGTTHQS encoded by the coding sequence GTGACCGAACTGGCCCGGGCGGGCGCCGCCATCCCGCTGCTCAACGCCGTGCGGCTGGGGGTCACCCTGGCCGGACGGCGGGTCGAGTTCGTCGACTGGGGGTTCTACCCGCCCGAGCCGTGGCGCAACTTCCGGCACAGCCACTCCTACTTCGAGCTCTGCTACGCCTACGCCGGGCGTGGCACGTTCCGCACGGGGGCAACGGAACACCCGGTCGGGAGCGGCGAGTTGTTCGTGGCCCGCCCCGGCGACGTCCACGAGATCACCACCGACGCACGCGATCCGCTCGGCATCGTCTTCTGGTCCTGGACGATGGTCCCCGAACGCGGGCCACAGCGCGCTCCACAGCGCGCTCCACGCCGCGGTCCACAACACGGCCCGCGCGACGCCGGACCGGACCGCCCCGACACCCTCGCCCTGCTGGACGCCTTCGCGGCCGGCCCGCGCCAGGTCGTCCCGGCCGCCGAGACCCCGCTCCCCCGGCTGCTGGTGACACTCGCCGAGGAGGCCGCGCGACCCGGACCCGGCAGCGCCGACCTGCTGGCCGCACTCGGCTCGGCACTGGTGCTCGGCTGCGCCCGCGCCCTGGCCGACCACCCCGCCACCACCCCTCGCCCGACCCCCGCGCCGGGCGGGCGGGCGGCGGCAGCCGTGGCCAGGATGGCCCGCTACCTCGACGACAACTTCGACCGCCCGGTACGGGTCCGGGACGTCGCCGCCCAGGTCCACCTGAGCGAACGGCACGCGGCACGGCTGTTCCAGCAGGCGGCGGGCTGCACGATCATCGCCTACCTGACCCGCTACCGGCTCGGCGTCGCCGCGCAGCGCCTGGCCGATCCCACCCTGCGCTCGCTCTCCGTCGCGGCCATCGCCCGCTCCTGCGGCTACCCGGACGCCCGGCACTTCAGCGCCGCGTTCCGGCGGCACTGGGGCGCACTGCCGACCCAGGTCCGGGCCCAGGGCGGCACCACGCATCAGAGCGGCACCACGCATCAGAGCTGA
- a CDS encoding FadR/GntR family transcriptional regulator, with protein sequence MPLRNTARANLVDLVIEQLERLISEGEWPVGSKIPAEPLLVEQLDVGRNTVREAVRALVHTGLLEPRQGDGTYVRASSDFGAAVQRRLSRAADLEVYEVRAALERDAARYAAQRRTEDDLRALRAALAQRDDAWRADDMAAFVDADLSFHRAVAAAAHNAVLAELYEHLGEALRTALHAVVGQPLPDPVRHQFDAHAAIVDAIEARDADAAERHALAHLAEAVATLRETDGDDQQTNSTEEHRA encoded by the coding sequence ATGCCACTGCGGAACACCGCCCGTGCCAACCTCGTGGACCTGGTGATCGAGCAGCTCGAACGCCTGATCAGCGAGGGCGAGTGGCCCGTCGGGAGCAAGATCCCGGCCGAGCCGCTGCTGGTCGAACAGCTCGACGTCGGCCGCAACACCGTCCGCGAGGCCGTACGCGCGCTGGTACACACCGGGCTGCTCGAACCGCGCCAAGGCGACGGGACCTACGTCCGCGCCAGCAGCGACTTCGGCGCGGCCGTACAGCGGCGCCTGAGCCGGGCCGCTGACCTGGAGGTGTACGAGGTCCGGGCCGCACTCGAGCGCGACGCGGCCCGGTACGCCGCCCAGCGCCGTACCGAGGACGACCTGCGCGCGTTGCGGGCGGCGCTCGCGCAGCGCGACGACGCCTGGCGGGCCGACGACATGGCCGCCTTCGTCGACGCCGACCTCTCCTTCCACCGCGCGGTGGCCGCCGCCGCGCACAACGCCGTCCTGGCCGAGCTGTACGAGCACCTCGGCGAAGCCCTGCGCACCGCGCTGCACGCGGTGGTCGGCCAGCCGCTGCCCGACCCGGTACGCCACCAGTTCGACGCCCACGCGGCGATCGTCGACGCGATCGAGGCCCGCGACGCCGACGCCGCCGAACGCCACGCACTGGCCCATCTGGCCGAGGCCGTGGCCACACTGCGCGAGACAGACGGTGACGACCAGCAGACCAACTCCACTGAGGAACACCGTGCCTGA
- a CDS encoding CynX/NimT family MFS transporter: MPDNISTAAETPMNAAADPVPAPLGAGRGLLFLGFGVVMLALNLRPALVAVSPLADTIRTDSGMSATATSLLTALPLLCFGLLAPLAPRIGRRLGVERALLLTMALVCAGTALRLLDSVLALFAGTVVIGAGIAVANVLLPGLIKRDFPNRAGLMTGLYSMSLFAGAALAAGVTVPVQHAAGFSWRTTLACWGALALVAAAVWLPQTRRRTTVSAGAAQQAAHPVRGLWRSPLAWQVTAFMGLQSLNYYAAAAWLPSLLKDAGLSEGDAGWMLSFSSLLGILGSFVAPVIVGRRLPAGVLAAIGALGCALGFTGLLAAPAGGAYLWMVLLGLGQGVSISLALLFIVQRSPDLRHTAQLSSMAQCFGYILASTGPALLGALHDASGNWTLPLAGLLLLLLPQVAVGFGASREGHVAGRG; this comes from the coding sequence GTGCCTGACAACATATCGACCGCGGCCGAGACACCCATGAACGCCGCCGCCGACCCGGTACCCGCGCCGCTGGGCGCGGGGCGGGGCCTGCTCTTCCTGGGCTTCGGGGTGGTCATGCTCGCGCTCAACCTGCGCCCCGCACTCGTCGCGGTCTCCCCGCTGGCCGACACCATCCGCACCGACAGCGGCATGTCGGCCACCGCCACCAGCCTCCTGACGGCGCTGCCCCTGCTCTGCTTCGGCCTGCTCGCCCCGCTCGCGCCCAGGATCGGGCGCCGGCTGGGCGTGGAACGCGCGCTGCTCCTGACCATGGCGCTGGTCTGCGCGGGCACCGCGCTGCGGCTGCTGGACTCCGTCCTCGCCCTGTTCGCCGGCACCGTGGTCATCGGCGCCGGGATCGCGGTGGCCAACGTCCTGCTGCCCGGCCTGATCAAGCGCGACTTCCCGAACCGGGCGGGCCTGATGACGGGTCTGTACTCCATGTCGCTGTTCGCCGGTGCCGCGCTTGCCGCAGGTGTCACCGTCCCCGTCCAGCACGCCGCCGGATTCTCCTGGCGCACCACGCTGGCCTGTTGGGGCGCGCTCGCCCTGGTCGCCGCCGCGGTGTGGCTGCCGCAGACCCGCCGCCGCACCACCGTCTCCGCCGGGGCGGCCCAGCAGGCCGCCCACCCGGTGCGCGGCCTGTGGCGCTCCCCGCTGGCCTGGCAGGTCACCGCGTTCATGGGGCTGCAGTCGCTCAACTACTACGCGGCCGCGGCCTGGCTGCCGAGCCTGCTCAAGGACGCGGGCCTGAGCGAGGGCGATGCCGGCTGGATGCTCTCCTTCTCCTCCCTGCTCGGCATCCTGGGCTCGTTCGTGGCACCCGTCATCGTCGGCAGGCGGCTGCCCGCCGGAGTGCTGGCTGCTATCGGCGCACTCGGCTGCGCGCTGGGCTTCACCGGGCTGCTGGCGGCACCGGCCGGCGGCGCCTACCTCTGGATGGTCCTGCTCGGCCTCGGCCAAGGCGTGAGCATCAGCCTCGCGCTGCTGTTCATCGTGCAGCGCTCCCCCGACCTGCGCCACACCGCCCAACTCTCCAGCATGGCCCAGTGCTTCGGCTACATCCTGGCGTCCACCGGGCCCGCCCTGCTGGGTGCGCTGCACGACGCCTCGGGCAACTGGACGCTCCCGCTGGCGGGCCTGCTCCTGCTGTTGCTCCCCCAGGTAGCGGTCGGCTTCGGCGCCAGCCGCGAGGGGCACGTGGCGGGGCGCGGCTAG
- a CDS encoding LysR family transcriptional regulator has translation MELELRHLRALCAIADAGSMGRAAAQLGCSQQAMSTQLRRIELHFGEPLFERTTVGVRPTRYGVEVVARARDVLARAEAVGRRAVEDAPPRPVLRLAATNSPILSGLIGRVRAELPDLALTVSSVYASSQIVELLERGGLDAAIGVDYPGLELRHSSAVEHRGIVTEPSFVALPAGHRLRHRTEVALADLAEDPWFITPDDGAGWPGVFYAACEAAGFTPAVAHEFLGDRLQLLSMIAEGLGVSLVQATIRPIPSVIVKPLIGTPLWCRYLLVWRRESVAEEVVVSLLGSASASYRDLIARAPHFQAWAARTYRGTFP, from the coding sequence ATGGAGCTGGAGCTTCGACATTTACGGGCGCTGTGCGCGATCGCGGATGCGGGGAGCATGGGCCGGGCCGCGGCCCAGCTGGGGTGTTCGCAGCAGGCGATGAGCACGCAACTGCGCCGGATCGAGCTGCACTTCGGCGAGCCGCTGTTCGAGCGCACCACCGTGGGGGTGCGGCCGACCCGGTACGGCGTGGAGGTGGTCGCCCGGGCCCGCGACGTGCTGGCCCGCGCGGAGGCCGTGGGACGGCGAGCGGTCGAGGACGCGCCACCGCGGCCGGTGTTGCGGCTGGCCGCCACCAACTCCCCGATCCTGTCCGGCCTGATCGGGCGGGTGCGGGCCGAACTGCCTGATCTGGCGCTGACCGTGAGCAGCGTCTACGCCTCCTCCCAGATCGTCGAGCTGCTGGAGCGGGGTGGGCTCGACGCCGCGATCGGCGTGGACTACCCGGGGCTGGAACTGCGGCACTCCAGCGCTGTCGAGCATCGCGGGATCGTCACCGAGCCCTCGTTCGTCGCCCTGCCGGCAGGGCACCGGCTCAGGCACCGCACCGAGGTGGCGCTCGCCGACCTGGCCGAGGACCCCTGGTTCATCACCCCCGATGACGGTGCCGGGTGGCCTGGCGTCTTCTACGCGGCTTGCGAGGCGGCCGGGTTCACCCCGGCGGTGGCGCACGAGTTCCTCGGCGACCGGCTCCAGTTGCTGAGCATGATCGCCGAGGGCCTGGGCGTCTCGCTGGTGCAGGCGACGATCCGGCCGATCCCCAGCGTCATCGTCAAGCCCCTGATCGGCACGCCGCTCTGGTGCCGCTACCTGCTGGTCTGGCGCAGGGAGAGCGTCGCAGAGGAGGTCGTGGTCTCGCTGCTCGGCTCGGCCTCCGCCTCCTACCGCGACCTGATTGCGCGGGCGCCGCACTTCCAGGCCTGGGCGGCGCGGACCTACCGCGGGACGTTTCCGTAA
- a CDS encoding collagenase, giving the protein MRHRSILPRFLAAGTVTLAMLVGLSTAPAFAATGSTTVLPPGSGSHRLAEPAPMGAVVGGTDAAAVQHGRLAAAQLPPQRPESSRPPESAKDAKKAAAQSCSPADFGALSGSALASYVENSTTDCINSLFTITGSNAQEVFKEAQLIPVTQAFQSLASSYTGSDSAGIWQLILYLRAGYYVQYNDSTDVGSYDATLSTDVQHALDAFFANSQSADVSSDNGGVLGDAVILTDSANLQGDYLSVYQRILTAYNSSWDAYYSMDAAVYDVYTPLWRGQYNPAFVTALTADPSVIDTLSSFALGHTGMLGGNNTFMVADAGNDLAAYVQFTALQAKVRPLMLGLLQASAISGPTAALWIDVAQQANGFDAGNCSYYGVCNLVAQATAAALPITHPCSSEITILAQSLSATQLDAACSELAGQDAYFQGVVKDNGPIPNQYNDTDNIVVFSSSLDYEIYAPVIYGVTTDNGGITLYGTPSTPGNQDYSILYQDPGTDGYTDNIWNLNYEYTHFLDARYDTMGTWADMETEPNIWWIEGISGYITYGYRGITDTDAVTDAGQHTYPLSTLWQTTYANSNNDRVFPWSYLAVRYMVEQHPSDLQTILGDFRVGNYTAGYDYYATTIGTRYDADFNTWLDTIATSTPGTPTAAFGTALSGLTAAFTDHSTESGSGSITGWSWNFGDGASATTQNPSHTYAAGGTYNVTLTVTDSNGKTSSTSQPVTVSGVSPCTAANPQQLDQNCSRANQSATAGNLDYLWIYLPAGTTTLNVTTSGGTGTAYLYYDPTTWATNTNYTAESTNPGTAQSLTVTNTSAGYRYVSLYADTTFSGVTVTTQY; this is encoded by the coding sequence ATGCGCCATCGATCCATCCTGCCCAGATTCCTGGCCGCAGGCACAGTGACACTCGCCATGCTCGTCGGTCTGTCGACCGCTCCGGCCTTTGCCGCGACCGGCTCGACGACCGTCCTCCCGCCCGGTAGCGGCTCGCACCGCCTGGCCGAGCCCGCGCCCATGGGGGCCGTCGTCGGCGGCACCGACGCGGCCGCGGTCCAGCACGGCCGGCTCGCCGCCGCCCAACTCCCGCCACAACGGCCGGAATCGTCGCGGCCCCCGGAGAGCGCCAAGGACGCCAAGAAGGCCGCCGCGCAGTCCTGCAGTCCGGCCGACTTCGGCGCCCTGAGCGGCTCGGCGCTGGCCTCCTACGTCGAGAACTCGACCACCGACTGCATCAACTCGCTGTTCACCATCACCGGCAGCAACGCGCAGGAGGTGTTCAAGGAAGCCCAGTTGATCCCCGTCACCCAGGCGTTCCAGAGTCTGGCGTCGAGCTACACCGGCAGCGACTCGGCCGGAATCTGGCAGCTGATCCTGTACCTGCGCGCCGGATACTACGTCCAGTACAACGACTCGACGGACGTCGGCTCCTACGACGCTACCCTGTCGACGGACGTCCAGCACGCCCTCGATGCCTTCTTCGCCAACTCGCAGAGCGCCGACGTCTCTTCGGACAACGGCGGCGTCCTGGGCGACGCCGTGATCCTGACCGACAGCGCCAATCTGCAGGGCGACTACCTGAGCGTCTACCAGCGGATACTCACCGCGTACAACAGCTCGTGGGACGCCTACTACAGCATGGACGCCGCCGTCTACGACGTCTACACCCCGCTGTGGCGCGGACAGTACAACCCCGCCTTCGTCACCGCGCTGACCGCTGATCCGAGCGTCATCGACACGCTCTCCAGCTTCGCGCTCGGCCACACCGGCATGCTCGGTGGCAACAACACGTTCATGGTCGCCGACGCCGGCAACGACCTTGCCGCGTATGTCCAGTTCACCGCGCTCCAGGCCAAGGTGCGGCCGCTGATGCTGGGCCTGTTGCAGGCCTCGGCGATCTCCGGCCCGACCGCCGCGCTGTGGATCGACGTCGCGCAGCAGGCCAACGGCTTCGACGCGGGCAACTGCTCGTACTACGGCGTCTGCAACCTGGTGGCCCAGGCCACCGCGGCGGCGCTGCCGATCACGCACCCCTGCAGCTCGGAGATCACCATCCTGGCGCAGTCGCTCAGCGCCACCCAGCTGGACGCGGCGTGCTCCGAACTCGCGGGCCAGGACGCGTACTTCCAGGGCGTGGTCAAGGACAACGGCCCGATCCCCAACCAGTACAACGACACCGACAACATCGTCGTCTTCTCGAGCTCCCTCGACTACGAGATCTACGCGCCGGTGATCTACGGCGTCACCACGGACAACGGCGGCATCACCCTCTACGGCACCCCGTCCACGCCGGGCAACCAGGACTACTCCATCCTGTACCAGGATCCCGGCACCGACGGCTACACGGACAACATCTGGAACCTCAACTACGAGTACACGCACTTCCTCGACGCGCGCTACGACACCATGGGCACCTGGGCCGACATGGAGACGGAGCCCAACATCTGGTGGATCGAGGGCATTTCCGGCTACATCACCTACGGCTACCGGGGCATCACCGACACCGACGCGGTGACCGACGCCGGGCAGCACACCTACCCGCTGAGCACCCTGTGGCAGACCACCTACGCCAACAGCAACAACGACCGGGTCTTCCCGTGGAGCTACCTGGCGGTGCGTTACATGGTCGAACAGCACCCCAGTGACCTGCAGACGATCCTGGGCGACTTCCGGGTCGGCAACTACACCGCCGGCTACGACTACTACGCCACCACCATCGGCACCCGCTACGACGCCGACTTCAACACCTGGCTCGACACCATCGCGACCAGCACCCCGGGAACACCGACGGCCGCCTTCGGCACGGCGCTCAGCGGGCTGACGGCCGCCTTCACCGACCACTCCACCGAGTCGGGCAGCGGCAGCATCACCGGCTGGTCCTGGAACTTCGGCGACGGAGCGAGCGCCACGACGCAGAACCCCTCGCACACCTACGCGGCGGGTGGAACCTACAACGTCACGCTGACCGTGACCGACAGCAACGGGAAGACCTCCAGCACCTCCCAGCCGGTGACCGTGAGCGGCGTCAGCCCGTGCACGGCCGCCAACCCGCAGCAGCTGGACCAGAACTGCTCCCGGGCGAACCAGTCCGCCACCGCGGGGAACCTGGACTACCTGTGGATCTACCTCCCGGCCGGCACCACCACGCTCAATGTCACCACGAGCGGCGGCACCGGGACCGCCTACCTCTACTACGACCCCACCACCTGGGCCACGAACACCAACTACACGGCTGAGTCGACCAACCCCGGCACCGCGCAGAGCCTCACCGTCACCAACACGAGTGCGGGTTACCGGTACGTCAGCCTGTACGCCGACACCACGTTCAGCGGCGTGACGGTGACCACGCAGTATTGA
- a CDS encoding phytanoyl-CoA dioxygenase family protein, with protein sequence MTEPLSPEELAAYHENGFLLVKNLISRQEALAMREECHALAARLNSDVDPTWASARAVAGASATRTSLKHAHDTQFHSAAFARLLVDPRFTDVAAALLGGPNVQLHHTKMFIKPPETGSPFPLHQDHPFFPHAEHTVAAAVFHFDDAPQEKGCIRAVPGSHRLGPLPHVEDGSWHLPPDTWRLQDTQPCPAEAGDVLFFSYLTVHGSGLNTSQEARTTWLVQFRDPADRPTVDEHTWSLGQGMVLRGIDPTARRTPTARRTPTARRTEGTNEPK encoded by the coding sequence ATGACCGAACCCCTGAGCCCCGAAGAGCTTGCCGCCTACCACGAGAACGGCTTTCTCCTGGTCAAGAACCTGATCAGCAGGCAGGAGGCGCTGGCGATGCGGGAGGAGTGCCACGCTCTCGCCGCCCGCCTCAACTCCGACGTCGACCCGACCTGGGCCAGCGCGCGCGCCGTCGCGGGCGCGTCCGCCACACGCACCTCCCTCAAACACGCCCACGACACCCAGTTCCACTCGGCCGCGTTCGCCCGGCTGCTGGTCGACCCCCGGTTCACCGACGTGGCGGCGGCGCTGCTCGGCGGGCCCAACGTCCAGCTGCACCACACCAAGATGTTCATCAAGCCGCCGGAGACCGGCTCGCCGTTCCCCCTGCACCAGGACCACCCGTTCTTCCCGCACGCCGAGCACACCGTCGCCGCCGCGGTCTTCCACTTCGACGACGCGCCGCAGGAGAAGGGCTGCATTCGGGCCGTCCCCGGCAGCCACCGGCTGGGGCCGCTGCCCCATGTGGAGGACGGCAGTTGGCACCTGCCGCCCGACACCTGGCGGCTTCAGGACACCCAGCCGTGCCCGGCCGAAGCCGGCGACGTCCTCTTCTTCAGCTACCTCACCGTGCACGGCTCGGGGCTGAACACCTCCCAGGAGGCCCGCACCACCTGGCTGGTACAGTTCCGCGATCCGGCGGACCGACCCACTGTGGACGAGCACACCTGGTCCCTCGGCCAGGGCATGGTGCTGCGCGGCATCGACCCCACCGCGCGCCGAACCCCGACCGCACGCCGGACCCCCACCGCGCGCCGCACAGAGGGGACGAACGAGCCGAAGTGA